One genomic segment of Musa acuminata AAA Group cultivar baxijiao chromosome BXJ3-3, Cavendish_Baxijiao_AAA, whole genome shotgun sequence includes these proteins:
- the LOC135632912 gene encoding protein SMALL AUXIN UP-REGULATED RNA 12-like has product MAMKKVEKIRQVVQLKQVMRRWRALSLRRRGEEDGSGGAVRPGSVAVYVGQERRRFVIPTRFLNLPVFAALLQRAEEEYGFPPAGGLALPCDPTFFRYVLDALHRDEPRFGALGLDAFLALFADLGGATSPCREPLSYNGFSPLLPKTKAR; this is encoded by the coding sequence ATGGCCATGAAGAAAGTGGAGAAGATCCGGCAGGTCGTGCAACTGAAGCAGGTGATGCGGCGGTGGAGGGCCCTCAGCCTCCGGCGCCGCGGCGAAGAGGACGGCTCGGGGGGCGCGGTGCGGCCGGGGTCCGTGGCGGTGTACGTCGGGCAGGAGCGCCGGCGGTTCGTGATCCCGACCCGGTTCCTGAACCTGCCGGTGTTCGCCGCCCTGCTGCAGCGGGCGGAGGAGGAGTACGGGTTCCCCCCCGCCGGCGGCCTGGCCCTCCCCTGCGACCCCACCTTCTTCCGCTACGTCCTCGACGCGCTACACCGGGACGAGCCCCGGTTCGGCGCCCTCGGCCTCGACGCCTTCCTCGCCCTCTTCGCCGACCTCGGCGGCGCCACCTCTCCCTGCCGCGAACCCCTCTCTTACAACGGCTTCTCCCCTCTCCTCCCCAAGACCAAGGCTCGATga
- the LOC103976855 gene encoding uncharacterized protein LOC103976855 isoform X1, with product MTGFWHGKLKRKDLEEVYDDFAEFSLSSPARKIRRLDAELPPIMEEGEPTSTLVYNQQLPQGNISSSDMQTSGSVVSEAMSGYPLDNEERAIVLYKPVETPLILSPGPDNVSLRVSLDFIDGIRHHIFNPGNRSFDKKDQQTGVSNSCLAVIPWVPPHAATATNGFGGSESESKLSQEPMEAEETEVASMEVEEVTEQATTYGLDSEGFQQRQQHCLNPQYLPGASSPIMWSL from the exons ATGACGGGGTTTTGGCACGGGAAGTTGAAGCGGAAGGATCTGGAGGAGGTGTACGATGATTTCGCGGAGTTCTCGCTTTCGTCCCCCGCGCGAAAGATCAGGAGACTG GATGCCGAGCTGCCACCAATTATGGAAGAGGGTGAACCGACATCAACTTTGGTATATAATCAGCAATTGCCGCAAGGGAACATTAGTTCTAGTGATATGCAGACTTCAGGATCTGTAGTGAGTGAGGCTATGTCTGGATACCCTTTGGATAATGAGGAGAGAGCAATTGTGCTCTACAAACCTGTGGAGACACCACTAATCTTGTCCCCTGGTCCTGATAATGTTTCTCTAAGAGTCAGCTTGGACTTCATTGATGGAATCAGAC ATCACATTTTCAATCCAGGGAATCGAAGTTTTGACAAGAAGGATCAACAAACAGGTGTTAGCAATAGCTGCTTAGCTGTGATTCCATGGGTGCCACCGCATGCAGCGACTGCCACCAATGGGTTTGGAGGATCTGAATCAGAAAGCAAGTTGTCCCAGGAGCCAATGGAGGCTGAGGAAACTGAAGTTGCATCCATGGAAGTTGAAGAAGTAACAGAGCAAGCAACTACTTATGGACTAGACAGTGAAGGCTTTCAGCAGCGGCAACAGCACTGCCTGAACCCCCAGTATCTTCCCGGCGCATCCAGTCCTATAATGTGGTCATTGTGA
- the LOC103976855 gene encoding uncharacterized protein LOC103976855 isoform X2, with amino-acid sequence MISRSSRFRPPRERSGDCFFLPKDAELPPIMEEGEPTSTLVYNQQLPQGNISSSDMQTSGSVVSEAMSGYPLDNEERAIVLYKPVETPLILSPGPDNVSLRVSLDFIDGIRHHIFNPGNRSFDKKDQQTGVSNSCLAVIPWVPPHAATATNGFGGSESESKLSQEPMEAEETEVASMEVEEVTEQATTYGLDSEGFQQRQQHCLNPQYLPGASSPIMWSL; translated from the exons ATGATTTCGCGGAGTTCTCGCTTTCGTCCCCCGCGCGAAAGATCAGGAGACTG CTTCTTTTTGCCGAAGGATGCCGAGCTGCCACCAATTATGGAAGAGGGTGAACCGACATCAACTTTGGTATATAATCAGCAATTGCCGCAAGGGAACATTAGTTCTAGTGATATGCAGACTTCAGGATCTGTAGTGAGTGAGGCTATGTCTGGATACCCTTTGGATAATGAGGAGAGAGCAATTGTGCTCTACAAACCTGTGGAGACACCACTAATCTTGTCCCCTGGTCCTGATAATGTTTCTCTAAGAGTCAGCTTGGACTTCATTGATGGAATCAGAC ATCACATTTTCAATCCAGGGAATCGAAGTTTTGACAAGAAGGATCAACAAACAGGTGTTAGCAATAGCTGCTTAGCTGTGATTCCATGGGTGCCACCGCATGCAGCGACTGCCACCAATGGGTTTGGAGGATCTGAATCAGAAAGCAAGTTGTCCCAGGAGCCAATGGAGGCTGAGGAAACTGAAGTTGCATCCATGGAAGTTGAAGAAGTAACAGAGCAAGCAACTACTTATGGACTAGACAGTGAAGGCTTTCAGCAGCGGCAACAGCACTGCCTGAACCCCCAGTATCTTCCCGGCGCATCCAGTCCTATAATGTGGTCATTGTGA
- the LOC135632638 gene encoding agamous-like MADS-box protein AGL80, producing the protein MARKKVKLEWIVNDTARKATFKKRKKGLMKKVSELSTLCDVKACMIIYGPDEPHADVWPSVPDAMRVLARLKRLPEMEQSKKMMNQEALMRQRIRKLQEQLQKQDKENRELETALLMHQCLSGRSLHDVAIEDVTALAWMTEMNMRKVRERIEDAALKSAEKVKEEKPVANDKGKTPMSAAATEELPRQDWFAGAMDLSELMISRNDDHKNTWLNTYYPMD; encoded by the coding sequence ATGGCGAGGAAGAAGGTGAAGCTGGAGTGGATCGTCAACGACACCGCAAGAAAGGCCACGttcaagaagaggaagaagggtctGATGAAGAAGGTGAGCGAGCTGAGCACGCTGTGCGACGTCAAGGCGTGCATGATCATCTACGGGCCCGACGAGCCACATGCGGACGTGTGGCCGTCGGTGCCGGACGCCATGCGCGTGCTTGCGAGGCTGAAACGGCTGCCGGAGATGGAGCAGAGCAAGAAGATGATGAACCAGGAGGCCCTGATGCGCCAGCGGATCAGGAAGCTGCAGGAGCAGCTCCAGAAGCAGGACAAGGAGAACCGGGAGCTGGAGACGGCGCTCCTGATGCACCAGTGCTTGTCAGGAAGGAGCTTGCACGACGTCGCCATCGAGGATGTGACGGCCCTGGCGTGGATGACTGAGATGAACATGAGGAAGGTGAGAGAGAGGATAGAAGATGCAGCATTAAAAAGTGCGGAGAAAGTCAAGGAGGAGAAACCGGTGGCGAACGACAAGGGGAAGACGCCGATGTCGGCGGCGGCCACGGAGGAACTCCCACGGCAGGATTGGTTTGCAGGGGCGATGGACCTCAGCGAGCTGATGATAAGCAGAAATGATGACCACAAGAACACTTGGCTGAATACTTACTACCCTATGGATTAA
- the LOC135632405 gene encoding methyl-CpG-binding domain-containing protein 2-like, protein MQSYTEDAPLIHSSPRTSKKSRKRSFDVSDRDAKDDGKQSTENISNHLVLYDPGTSDTGHDSLALTDVMENHTPTFRNFLASNYSGRTFPSIGTFTVQCASCFKWRIIPTKEKYEQIRENILEDPFVCEHAREWRPDILCEDPEDISQDGSRLWAIDKPNIAQPPPGWERLLRIRAEGGTKFADVYYTAPSGKRLRSMVEIQRYLLEHPEYARQGVTLSKFSFQSPRSLQENYVRKRPPRVTNPCDGDMILPRTLEPEEVNPLSWAAPLKEVLIGGQASSSPSEKDPVYSPQKEPTPAGAMSSSEQVCGGSACDQPKMKLEDADHSRNASSFEL, encoded by the exons ATGCAGTCATACACAGAAGATGCTCCCCTCATTCATAGCTCCCCTAGAACTTCAAAAAAAAGTAGGAAAAGGTCATTTGATGTTTCTGATCGTGATGCAAAGGATGATGGCAAGCAATCTACtgaaaatatttcaaatcatttgGTGCTTTATGACCCTGGTACAAGCGATACAGGTCATGATTCTCTTGCACTTACTGATGTCATGGAGAATCATACTCCAACCTTCAGAAACTTCTTGGCATCAAATTATTCTGGCCGTACTTTTCCATCTATTGGAACATTCACCGTCCAGTGTGCTTCATGCTTCAAATGGAGGATCATTCCAACAAAAGAGAAATATGAACAAATACGTGAAAACATCTTGGAAGATCCTTTTGTATGTGAACATGCTCGTGAGTGGCGTCCTGATATTTTATGTGAAGACCCCGAAGACATCTCTCAGGATGGCAGTAGACTCTGGGCAATTGATAAACCAAACATTGCTCAACCACCTCCTGGGTGGGAAAGATTGCTTAGAATCAGAGCTGAAGGAGGCACAAAATTTGCAGATGT GTATTATACTGCTCCATCTGGGAAAAGATTGCGGTCGATGGTTGAGATTCAAAG GTATTTGCTCGAACACCCAGAGTATGCCAGACAGGGGGTAACTCTTTCTAAGTTTTCATTTCAGTCTCCTAGGTCTCTGCAAGAGAACTATGTCAGGAAACGCCCTCCACGTGTGACAAACCCTTGTGATGGTGATATGATACTGCCAAGGACTCTTGAACCTGAAGAAG TGAATCCCCTATCTTGGGCAGCTCCTCTTAAAGAGGTTTTAATTGGTGGACAAGCCTCATCAAGTCCTTCTGAGAAAGATCCAGTGTATTCTCCTCAAAAGGAACCAACACCGGCTGGCGCTATGTCTTCATCAGAACAAGTGTGTGGAGGTTCCGCCTGTGATCAGCCAAAGATGAAGCTAGAAGATGCTGATCATTCAAGAAATGCAtcttcttttgagttgtga
- the LOC135582049 gene encoding L-arabinokinase-like, translating to MGIADGGGGVSASREHLVFAYYVTGHGFGHATRVVEVVWHLIAAGHDVHVVTGAPDSVFTSNIQSPNLYLRKVLLDCGAVQADALTVDRLASLEKYHQTAVVPRASILAAEVEWLKSIKADLVVSDVVPVACRAAVDAGIRSVCVTNFSWDFIYAEYVMAAGHHHRSIVWQIAEDYSHCEFLLRLPGYCPMPAFRDVIDVPLVVRSLRRSRSEVRKELGIGDDVKVVIYNFGGQPAGWKLKQEWLPAGWLCLVCGASDKQELPPNYVKLAKDAYTPDYIAASDCMLGKIGYGTVSESLAYNLPFIFVRRDYFNEEPFLRNMLEYYQGGVEMIRRDLLTGSWTPYLERALTLKPCYEADINGGEVVARILQDTANGKHYVSNKLSGARRLRDAIVLGYQLQRAPGRDIGVPDWYSLAENEIGLRAASPMTETNDENFLVESCFEDFDILHGELHGLPDTMAFLKSLSGLDSITDSKNPEKRQMRERNAAAALFDWEEDIYVARAPGRLDVMGGIADYSGSLVLQMPIREACHVSVQKNHPSKQKLWKHAQARQQAKAHGAIPVLQIVSFGSELSNRAPTFDMDLTDLMDGERPMSYENACKFFSQDPSQKWAAYVAGTVLVLMTELGVRFGQSISILVSSAVPEGKGVSSSASIEVATMSAVAAAHGLKIDPRDLALLCQKVENHIVGAPCGVMDQMTSACGEANKLLAMVCQPAEVKELVAIPTHIRFWGLDSGIRHSVGGTDYGSVRIGAFMGRRMIKSEATSLLSNSLANVNVSHNVDRMNSDDYEEHGIELLKAEASLDYLCNLSTHRYEALYAKRLPECINGETFLKKYDDHNDTVTVIDPNCTYGVKASTKHPIYENFRVEAFKSLLTAAKTDEQLSSLGELMYQCHYSYNECGLGSDGTDRLVNLVQEMQHRKSSHDGSTSLFGAKITGGGSGGSVCVIGRNCIQSSEEILEIQQRYKSATGYLPFIFEGSSMGAGKFGYLKIRRRPSSAVAPTNI from the exons ATGGGAATCGCCGATGGTGGTGGTGGAGTCTCCGCCTCTCGGGAGCATCTTGTCTTTGCTTATTACGTGACGGGTCATGGGTTTGGTCACGCTACCCGCGTCGTCGAG GTTGTGTGGCATCTCATTGCTGCTGGCCATGATGTTCATGTCGTAACGGGTGCTCCAGATAGTGTATTTACCAGCAACATACAATCTCCCAATCTCTACCTACGTAAG GTTTTGTTAGACTGTGGTGCTGTACAAGCTGATGCCTTAACAGTGGACCGGCTTGCATCTTTGGAGAAG TATCATCAGACAGCTGTGGTCCCTCGAGCTTCCATACTGGCAGCAgaagttgaatggttgaaatccaTCAAGGCTGATTTAGTG GTCTCAGATGTTGTGCCTGTAGCATGTCGAGCAGCTGTAGATGCCGGGATTCGCTCTGTTTGTGTTACTAACTTCAG TTGGGATTTTATATACGCAGAATATGTCATGGCTGCTGGGCACCATCATCGATCTATTGTCTGGCAG ATAGCTGAAGATTATTCTCACTGCGAATTTTTACTCCGACTTCCTGGATATTGCCCTA TGCCTGCTTTCAGGGATGTTATTGATGTACCTTTAGTTGTTAGGAGTTTACGCAGATCAAGATCTGAG GTGAGAAAAGAACTTGGAATTGGCGATGATGTGAAAGTAGTTATATATAACTTTGGGGGACAG CCAGCAGGATGGAAGCTTAAGCAAGAATGGTTACCAGCTGGTTGGTTATGTCTG GTCTGTGGTGCATCTGACAAACAAGAACTACCTCCAAACTATGTAAAGCTTGCAAAAGATGCATATACACCTGATTACATTGCTGCTTCTGACTGCATGCTTG gGAAAATTGGATATGGTACTGTCAGCGAATCCTTGGCATACAATTTGCCGTTTATTTTTGTACGCAGAGATTATTTCAATGAAGAACCATTCTTGCGCAATATGCTCGAG TATTATCAGGGTGGTGTGGAGATGATCAGGAGGGATTTGCTCACTGGAAGCTGGACACCTTATCTTGAGCGTGCACTTACTCTTAAACCATGCTATGAGGCAGACATTAACGGTGGCGAG GTGGTAGCTCGCATACTGCAGGATACTGCTAATGGGAAACATTATGTTTCAAATAAG TTGAGTGGAGCAAGGCGATTGCGTGATGCCATAGTGCTTGGTTATCAACTACAAAGAGCTCCAGGCAGAGATATAGGTGTACCCGATTGGTATTCTTTGGCTGAAAATGAAATTGGTCTTCGTGCTGCATCACCTATGACTGAGACGAATGATGAAAATTTTCTTGTGGAATC ATGCTTTGAGGACTTTGATATACTTCATGGGGAATTGCATGGCCTACCTGATACGATGGCTTTTCTAAAGAGCTTATCAGGACTTGATAGTATAACTGACTCGAAGAATCCTGAGAAGCGCCAAATGCGAGAGCGCAATGCTGCTGCTGCACTATTTGACTGGGAG GAGGACATTTATGTGGCAAGAGCGCCTGGAAGGTTGGATGTAATGGGAGGAATAGCGGATTATTCAGGAAGCCTTGTATTGCAG ATGCCTATTAGAGAGGCCTGCCATGTTTCTGTTCAGAAGAACCATCCTAGTAAGCAAAAGCTCTGGAAACATGCTCAAGCAAGGCAGCAGGCAAAAGCACACGGAGCTATTCCAGTCCTGCAAATT GTATCATTTGGGTCTGAGTTAAGTAACCGTGCACCAACTTTCGACATGGACCTCACAGATTTGATGGATGGCGAGCGACCAATGTCATATGAAAATGCTTGCAAGTTTTTTTCACAAGATCCTTCTCAGAA GTGGGCAGCATATGTTGCTGGAACAGTTCTTGTTTTAATGACTGAGCTTGGTGTAAGATTTGGTCAAAGTATAAGCATACTG GTTTCTTCTGCTGTTCCAGAAGGCAAAGGTGTCTCTTCTTCTGCATCAATCGAAGTGGCTACCATGTCTGCGGTTGCAGCCGCTCATG GATTGAAAATTGATCCAAGGGATCTTGCATTGCTTTGTCAAAAG GTTGAGAATCACATTGTCGGAGCTCCTTGTGGAGTGATGGACCAAATGACATCTGCTTGTGGGGAAGCTAACAAACTGCTTGCAATGGTTTGCCAG CCTGCAGAGGTAAAGGAGCTTGTCGCAATTCCTACTCACATCCGATTCTGGGGTCTGGACTCTGGAATTCGACACAG TGTTGGCGGGACTGATTATGGATCTGTGAGGATCGGTGCCTTTATGGGACGCAGGATGATAAAGTCTGAAGCCACTTCTTTGTTATCAAACTCCCTGGCCAATGTGAATGTTTCCCACAATGTTGACAGAATGAATTCTGATGACTATGAAGAGCATGGCATTGAGCTGCTTAAAGCTGAAGCTTCATTGGATTATTTGTGCAATCTATCAACACACAG ATATGAAGCTTTGTATGCAAAGAGGCTTCCAGAATGCATAAATGGCGAGACATTCCtaaagaaatatgatgatcacaaTGATACAGTAACTGTGATTGATCCGAACTGCACCTATGGAGTCAAGGCTTCTACTAAACATCCCATTTATGAAAATTTCCGTGTAGAG GCCTTCAAATCCTTGTTAACAGCAGCGAAAACAGATGAGCAACTTTCTTCCCTTGGAGAGCTTATGTATCAG TGCCATTACAGCTACAACGAGTGTGGGCTTGGCTCAGATGGGACAGATAGACTTGTCAACCTAGTGCAAGAGATGCAGCACCGTAAATCATCTCATGATGGGAGTACTAGCTTATTTGGTGCCAAAATCACTGGTGGAGGCTCTGGTGGTTCTGTTTGTGTTATTGGAAGGAACTGCATTCAAAGTAGTGAAGAAATTCTTGAG